In the Brassica napus cultivar Da-Ae chromosome A7, Da-Ae, whole genome shotgun sequence genome, one interval contains:
- the LOC111213307 gene encoding UPF0496 protein At2g18630 isoform X1, producing the protein MMGGKCSKGKKKEETWGSPSTPVQIKINSAYTEHLTSYETACSEDPKLESFDSSLHERTTRVINKLASGVEIKSLSFDSLREVTQCLLDMNQDVVKVILQDKEDIWNNQDLFGLVNLYFESTAKTMDFCSELEGCLNRAKRSQVIIQFAVKLFEEEEEDGNNEDRKYEKTLEELKRFKLAGDPFTKEFFHLFDSVHKHQVMMLDELHKLKRRLDKKLKNIKTWRRVSNMVFVTAFVSVLIFSVVAAAVAAPPVVAAIAGALAVPVGSVGKWCNSLWTKYEKVVKGQKEIVTSVRIGTYISVKEMDNISVLVRRVEVEIESLLKNAEFAVAEENGVRLAMDEIKKKLDVFTDTIEELREHADKYCRDVTKARTVILQRIIRYPTGSTTEEATWTEMLS; encoded by the exons ATGATGGGAGGAAAGTGTAGCAAAGGCAAGAAGAAGGAGGAAACTTGGGGGTCACCTTCAACACCAGTCCAGATCAAAATCAACTCAGCTTACACAGAGCACTTGACCTCTTACGAAACAGCTTGCAGCGAAGATCCAAAGCTCGAGTCTTTCGACTCGTCTCTCCACGAACGAACCACCCGAGTCATCAACAAGCTCGCTTCAGGCGTGGAGATCAAATCCTTATCCTTCGATTCCCTCAGAGAGGTGACGCAATGCCTTCTAGACATGAACCAAGACGTGGTCAAAGTCATTTTACAGGACAAAGAGGACATATGGAACAACCAAGACCTTTTCGGTCTCGTCAACTTGTACTTCGAAAGCACCGCCAAGACTATGGACTTCTGCTCTGAGCTCGAGGGTTGTCTCAACCGCGCGAAGAGAAGCCAAGTCATTATTCAGTTCGCTGTTAAACTGTtcgaggaagaggaggaggatggTAATAACGAGGATAGAAAGTATGAGAAGACTCTCGAGGAGCTTAAGAGGTTTAAGTTGGCTGGTGATCCTTTTACTAAAGAGTTCTTCCATCTTTTCGATTCGGTGCATAAACATCAGGTCATGATGCTTGACGAGCTTCATAAGCTGAAGAGGAGACTCGATAAGAAGCTTAAGAACATCAAAACATGGAGGAGAGTGTCCAACATGGTGTTTGTGACCGCGTTCGTCTCTGTGCTCATCTTCTCGGTGGTGGCGGCCGCCGTGGCTGCGCCGCCTGTGGTGGCGGCTATAGCCGGTGCGTTGGCGGTTCCTGTAGGGTCTGTTGGGAAGTGGTGCAACTCTCTTTGGACCAAGTATGAGAAAGTGGTGAAAGGGCAGAAGGAGATCGTTACGTCGGTTAGGATCGGGACTTACATATCGGTTAAGGAGATGGATAATATAAGCGTGCTTGTGCGTAGAGTGGAAGTGGAGATTGAGTCTCTGTTGAAGAACGCTGAGTTTGCTGTTGCTGAGGAGAATGGTGTGAGGCTTGCGATGGATGAGAtcaagaagaagcttgatgtgTTTACTGATACCATTGAAGAGCTAAGGGAGCATGCGGATAAGTATTGTAGGGATGTGACAAAGGCGAGGACTGTGATTCTGCAGAGGATAATTCGCTACCCTACTGGTTCAACGACTGAAGAAGCTACTTG GACAGAAATGTTGTCGTGA
- the LOC111213307 gene encoding UPF0496 protein At2g18630 isoform X2 produces MMGGKCSKGKKKEETWGSPSTPVQIKINSAYTEHLTSYETACSEDPKLESFDSSLHERTTRVINKLASGVEIKSLSFDSLREVTQCLLDMNQDVVKVILQDKEDIWNNQDLFGLVNLYFESTAKTMDFCSELEGCLNRAKRSQVIIQFAVKLFEEEEEDGNNEDRKYEKTLEELKRFKLAGDPFTKEFFHLFDSVHKHQVMMLDELHKLKRRLDKKLKNIKTWRRVSNMVFVTAFVSVLIFSVVAAAVAAPPVVAAIAGALAVPVGSVGKWCNSLWTKYEKVVKGQKEIVTSVRIGTYISVKEMDNISVLVRRVEVEIESLLKNAEFAVAEENGVRLAMDEIKKKLDVFTDTIEELREHADKYCRDVTKARTVILQRIIRYPTGSTTEEAT; encoded by the coding sequence ATGATGGGAGGAAAGTGTAGCAAAGGCAAGAAGAAGGAGGAAACTTGGGGGTCACCTTCAACACCAGTCCAGATCAAAATCAACTCAGCTTACACAGAGCACTTGACCTCTTACGAAACAGCTTGCAGCGAAGATCCAAAGCTCGAGTCTTTCGACTCGTCTCTCCACGAACGAACCACCCGAGTCATCAACAAGCTCGCTTCAGGCGTGGAGATCAAATCCTTATCCTTCGATTCCCTCAGAGAGGTGACGCAATGCCTTCTAGACATGAACCAAGACGTGGTCAAAGTCATTTTACAGGACAAAGAGGACATATGGAACAACCAAGACCTTTTCGGTCTCGTCAACTTGTACTTCGAAAGCACCGCCAAGACTATGGACTTCTGCTCTGAGCTCGAGGGTTGTCTCAACCGCGCGAAGAGAAGCCAAGTCATTATTCAGTTCGCTGTTAAACTGTtcgaggaagaggaggaggatggTAATAACGAGGATAGAAAGTATGAGAAGACTCTCGAGGAGCTTAAGAGGTTTAAGTTGGCTGGTGATCCTTTTACTAAAGAGTTCTTCCATCTTTTCGATTCGGTGCATAAACATCAGGTCATGATGCTTGACGAGCTTCATAAGCTGAAGAGGAGACTCGATAAGAAGCTTAAGAACATCAAAACATGGAGGAGAGTGTCCAACATGGTGTTTGTGACCGCGTTCGTCTCTGTGCTCATCTTCTCGGTGGTGGCGGCCGCCGTGGCTGCGCCGCCTGTGGTGGCGGCTATAGCCGGTGCGTTGGCGGTTCCTGTAGGGTCTGTTGGGAAGTGGTGCAACTCTCTTTGGACCAAGTATGAGAAAGTGGTGAAAGGGCAGAAGGAGATCGTTACGTCGGTTAGGATCGGGACTTACATATCGGTTAAGGAGATGGATAATATAAGCGTGCTTGTGCGTAGAGTGGAAGTGGAGATTGAGTCTCTGTTGAAGAACGCTGAGTTTGCTGTTGCTGAGGAGAATGGTGTGAGGCTTGCGATGGATGAGAtcaagaagaagcttgatgtgTTTACTGATACCATTGAAGAGCTAAGGGAGCATGCGGATAAGTATTGTAGGGATGTGACAAAGGCGAGGACTGTGATTCTGCAGAGGATAATTCGCTACCCTACTGGTTCAACGACTGAAGAAGCTACTTG